A genomic region of Pseudomonas sp. RSB 5.4 contains the following coding sequences:
- a CDS encoding NAD(P)-dependent alcohol dehydrogenase: MSDIMQRWEISAFGLANLSQVQAPRPTPKAGEILVKIDAVSLNYRDTQVAENGMTAALKFPFTPASDMAGTVVAVGEGVTRFQSGDKVISTYISNWIDGNPKTWAEMPTQGGPIPGMLAQYVATPADWCVRAPKNLSAVEASTLPIAALTAWMALIELGHLHAGQTVVVQGTGGVSLFAVQLAAASGANVIVTSSSDDKIAQAIALGATHGINRSTTPDWHTAVLELTDGRGADHILEMAGGDNLGRSLQAVVPGGRVSIIGLLDSDELRTPIMPLLGSRASIVAVAVGPRRALEDMVRMIDHHGIKPVIDATYAFDQVTEAFAHLNRGAFGKVVVDFNKA, from the coding sequence ATGTCCGACATTATGCAGCGCTGGGAAATTTCCGCGTTTGGCCTCGCCAACCTCAGCCAGGTCCAGGCCCCGCGACCAACCCCGAAAGCCGGAGAAATCCTGGTCAAGATCGATGCGGTTTCGCTTAATTACCGTGATACCCAAGTCGCGGAAAACGGCATGACCGCAGCGTTGAAATTCCCCTTCACGCCAGCCTCGGACATGGCCGGTACCGTGGTCGCGGTCGGCGAGGGCGTCACGCGCTTTCAGAGTGGCGACAAAGTCATCTCCACCTACATTAGCAACTGGATCGACGGCAATCCGAAAACATGGGCCGAGATGCCGACCCAGGGTGGGCCGATTCCCGGCATGTTGGCGCAGTACGTTGCCACGCCGGCCGACTGGTGCGTGCGCGCGCCGAAAAACCTCAGTGCAGTCGAGGCCAGCACACTGCCGATCGCCGCACTGACCGCGTGGATGGCGTTGATCGAACTGGGGCATCTGCACGCCGGGCAAACCGTGGTGGTGCAAGGCACTGGCGGGGTTTCGCTGTTTGCCGTGCAACTGGCGGCGGCCAGTGGCGCCAACGTCATCGTCACCAGCAGCAGCGACGACAAGATCGCCCAAGCCATCGCTCTGGGCGCCACTCATGGCATCAACCGCAGCACCACCCCGGACTGGCACACCGCTGTGCTGGAACTGACCGACGGGCGCGGCGCCGATCACATTCTGGAGATGGCCGGCGGCGACAACCTCGGGCGCTCTCTGCAGGCAGTGGTGCCTGGAGGTCGGGTGTCGATCATCGGCCTGCTCGATTCTGACGAGTTGCGCACGCCGATCATGCCGCTGCTCGGCAGCCGCGCCTCAATCGTTGCGGTGGCCGTCGGCCCGCGTCGGGCGCTGGAGGACATGGTGCGGATGATCGATCACCACGGGATCAAACCGGTGATCGATGCGACCTATGCCTTCGATCAGGTGACCGAAGCGTTCGCCCATCTCAATCGCGGGGCGTTCGGCAAGGTTGTGGTCGATTTCAATAAGGCCTGA
- a CDS encoding LysR family transcriptional regulator — MDSLNALNVFVSVAETRSFVASGRLLGVSASAIGKSIVRLEERFGVRLFNRSTRSITLTEDGTRFLERSLRILAEIEAAEMEFSQTNADPRGRLKISLPLVGEPFLPVLARFKKTYPTVDLDLTFDDRRVDVIEEGYDAVLRAGDVPDSSLTSRLIGSYRMILVGAPPYFQAHGVPQQATDLLSHSCIQFRFPNTGKLQVWPLREAGQEVDLQVPTSMVCNNLEARICFALQGLGIAYLPDFCVSEALADGRLQRILPDCAETGVYRIMWPSGKHPQLKLRVFIDFLKEHLFPQQTPA, encoded by the coding sequence ATGGACAGCCTTAATGCGTTGAATGTGTTTGTGTCGGTGGCGGAAACTCGCAGCTTTGTCGCCAGTGGGCGCCTGCTTGGCGTGTCGGCTTCGGCAATTGGCAAAAGCATCGTGCGCCTGGAAGAACGCTTTGGCGTGCGCCTGTTCAATCGCAGCACGCGCAGCATCACGCTGACCGAGGACGGCACGCGGTTTCTCGAACGCAGTTTGCGCATCCTTGCCGAGATCGAAGCAGCGGAAATGGAGTTTTCCCAGACCAACGCCGACCCGCGCGGGCGTCTGAAGATCAGTTTGCCGCTGGTGGGCGAGCCGTTTTTACCGGTGCTGGCACGGTTCAAGAAAACCTACCCGACGGTGGATCTCGACCTGACGTTCGATGACCGCCGGGTCGATGTGATCGAGGAAGGCTACGACGCGGTGTTGCGGGCCGGAGATGTCCCGGATTCCAGCCTGACCTCGCGCCTGATCGGCAGCTACCGGATGATTCTGGTGGGGGCGCCGCCCTACTTTCAGGCCCATGGCGTACCGCAGCAAGCCACCGATCTGCTCAGTCATTCGTGTATTCAGTTTCGCTTTCCCAACACCGGCAAGCTGCAGGTCTGGCCGTTGCGCGAAGCCGGCCAGGAAGTCGATCTGCAGGTGCCGACCTCGATGGTCTGCAACAACCTCGAAGCGCGGATCTGCTTTGCCCTGCAAGGCCTGGGCATCGCCTATCTACCGGACTTCTGCGTCAGCGAGGCCTTGGCCGATGGGCGCTTGCAACGGATTTTGCCCGACTGCGCAGAGACCGGCGTCTACCGGATCATGTGGCCCTCGGGCAAGCATCCACAGCTGAAACTGCGGGTGTTCATCGACTTCCTCAAGGAGCATCTGTTTCCGCAGCAGACGCCGGCTTAG
- a CDS encoding aldo/keto reductase, giving the protein MSHTEGCSRRRLLTLAAGVSAVFTFDRALDTATPPPATSPSTAGDQTMQTRAIPSSSELLPMVGLGTYRGFDVAPGDPAYKQLPAVLDELFKKGGTLIDSSPMYGRAEQTTGELLSIHEPRSPAFLATKVWTRGRKEGIAQMEQSFSLLRTERIDLMQIHNLLDWQSHLPTLREWKAQGRIRYIGITHYTPSAYEEVEAVLGAEQLDFLQINYALDDRGVEKRILPLCRERGVAVICNRPFGGGGLLTRLKGKPLPGWVSDVQVNSWPQLALKYLLSHPAVTCVIPGTGNPRYMADNAGAGFGPMLTDAQRYQLIALIG; this is encoded by the coding sequence ATGAGCCACACTGAGGGTTGCTCCCGTCGCCGGTTGCTCACACTGGCTGCCGGGGTTTCGGCGGTCTTCACCTTTGACCGGGCGTTGGACACCGCCACGCCGCCGCCGGCCACTTCGCCCAGCACGGCAGGAGACCAGACCATGCAGACCCGCGCCATCCCTTCAAGCTCCGAGCTGTTGCCAATGGTGGGCCTGGGCACGTACCGCGGCTTCGATGTTGCGCCCGGCGACCCCGCCTATAAACAACTGCCGGCGGTGCTCGATGAACTGTTCAAAAAGGGCGGCACGCTGATCGACAGCTCGCCGATGTATGGCCGCGCCGAGCAAACCACTGGCGAGCTGTTGTCGATCCACGAACCACGCTCGCCGGCATTTCTGGCGACCAAGGTGTGGACGCGCGGGCGCAAGGAGGGCATCGCGCAGATGGAGCAATCCTTCAGCCTGTTGCGCACCGAACGCATCGACCTGATGCAGATTCACAACCTGCTGGACTGGCAAAGCCATCTGCCGACCCTGCGCGAATGGAAAGCGCAGGGACGCATTCGCTACATCGGCATCACCCATTACACGCCGTCGGCCTATGAAGAAGTCGAGGCAGTGCTCGGCGCCGAACAACTGGATTTCCTGCAAATCAACTACGCCCTCGATGACCGTGGTGTGGAGAAACGCATTCTGCCGTTGTGCCGCGAGCGCGGGGTGGCGGTGATCTGTAATCGGCCGTTCGGTGGCGGCGGCTTGCTGACACGGCTCAAGGGCAAGCCGCTGCCGGGCTGGGTATCGGATGTGCAGGTCAACAGTTGGCCGCAACTGGCGCTGAAATATCTGCTTTCGCATCCGGCGGTGACTTGCGTGATCCCCGGCACCGGCAATCCGCGCTATATGGCCGACAACGCCGGCGCCGGGTTCGGGCCGATGTTGACCGATGCGCAGCGGTATCAGTTGATAGCGTTGATTGGCTAA
- a CDS encoding alpha/beta fold hydrolase — protein MSRKLMSLVALLIALYLLLCGALFVFQRSLIYFPQPDSAVTTADSRLKLTMPDADVWVATRAHVGPKALIYFGGNAEDVSRNLPSFSEAFPDYALFLLNYRGFGGSSGSPSEEAIAEDALALFDQVYASHPQIAVIGRSLGSGVAVRLASQRPAKQLILVTPYNSLEDIAVRQYPWMPVKWLLKDRFESGRYAAHIRVPTLLLAASDDEVIPRDSTQRLLQSFPKGVATLRVVPDAGHNSISERTQYLQWMKDVLDR, from the coding sequence ATGTCCAGAAAACTGATGTCACTCGTCGCCTTGCTCATCGCCCTCTACCTGCTGCTGTGCGGGGCGCTGTTCGTATTTCAGCGCTCGCTGATCTATTTCCCCCAGCCGGACAGTGCCGTGACTACGGCAGATTCGCGGTTGAAACTGACGATGCCGGATGCCGATGTGTGGGTAGCCACGCGCGCGCACGTCGGGCCGAAGGCACTGATCTACTTTGGCGGCAATGCCGAGGACGTGTCACGCAATCTGCCGTCGTTCAGCGAGGCCTTTCCCGACTACGCGCTGTTTTTGCTGAACTATCGGGGTTTCGGTGGCAGCAGCGGCTCGCCCTCGGAGGAAGCGATCGCCGAAGATGCGTTGGCACTGTTCGATCAGGTGTACGCCAGCCATCCGCAGATTGCCGTGATCGGCCGCAGCCTGGGTTCGGGGGTGGCGGTGCGCCTAGCGAGTCAGCGCCCGGCGAAACAACTGATTCTGGTGACGCCGTACAACAGCCTTGAAGACATCGCCGTCCGCCAATATCCATGGATGCCGGTGAAGTGGCTGCTGAAGGATCGCTTCGAGTCGGGCCGCTATGCCGCGCACATTCGCGTGCCGACGTTGCTGTTGGCGGCCAGTGATGACGAGGTGATACCACGGGACAGCACGCAGCGACTGCTACAGAGTTTCCCCAAAGGCGTGGCGACGCTGCGGGTGGTACCGGATGCGGGGCACAACTCGATTTCCGAGCGGACGCAGTATCTGCAGTGGATGAAGGATGTGCTTGATCGCTGA